A genome region from Natronobeatus ordinarius includes the following:
- a CDS encoding cobalamin-binding protein: MRIVTTLPSATEIVCRLGIEPVGVSHECDHPPGVESIPAVTSSRIDADASSAEIDRQVLETADEGVYEVDVETLEALEPELIVTQGMCDVCAVDEAVIERAVEEIDADPELVTTDPHTVGDVMGDIERIGRAAGRGSLAREVVTSLRSRIAAVREETDAVVDRPRVAIFDWTSPVMIAGHWVPELVRAAGGEYGMADPADRSTPREWDEVRAYNPEVLVAAPCGFGLEQIAENLADLTDREGWDELTAVRNGRVWAMDGHHYVNRPGPRIVDTLEHLAPIVHPDRFDAPPEDVAVSLSELARRLEA, translated from the coding sequence ATGCGAATCGTCACCACGCTCCCTTCCGCCACCGAGATCGTCTGCCGGCTCGGGATCGAGCCCGTCGGCGTCTCACACGAGTGTGATCACCCACCTGGTGTCGAGTCGATCCCTGCGGTCACGAGCTCGCGAATCGACGCCGACGCCTCGAGCGCTGAAATCGACCGGCAGGTGCTCGAGACGGCCGACGAGGGGGTCTACGAGGTCGACGTCGAGACGCTCGAGGCGCTCGAGCCGGAGCTGATCGTCACCCAGGGGATGTGTGACGTCTGTGCGGTCGACGAGGCCGTGATCGAGCGCGCCGTCGAGGAGATCGACGCCGATCCCGAACTCGTCACGACGGACCCGCACACGGTCGGCGACGTGATGGGCGATATCGAGCGGATCGGCCGCGCGGCGGGTCGCGGGAGCCTGGCCCGGGAGGTCGTGACGAGTCTCCGATCGCGGATCGCCGCGGTTCGCGAGGAAACCGACGCCGTCGTCGACCGGCCGCGGGTCGCCATCTTCGACTGGACGAGTCCGGTCATGATCGCGGGCCACTGGGTGCCCGAACTCGTCCGGGCAGCCGGCGGCGAGTACGGGATGGCCGATCCGGCCGACCGCTCGACGCCCCGGGAGTGGGACGAGGTTCGCGCGTACAACCCCGAGGTACTCGTCGCCGCCCCCTGTGGCTTCGGCCTCGAGCAGATCGCCGAGAACCTCGCGGACCTCACCGATCGCGAGGGGTGGGACGAACTCACCGCCGTCCGGAACGGACGAGTCTGGGCGATGGACGGGCACCACTACGTGAACCGACCCGGGCCACGGATCGTCGACACGCTCGAGCACCTCGCGCCGATCGTCCACCCCGACCGGTTCGACGCCCCACCCGAGGACGTCGCCGTTTCGCTGTCCGAACTGGCGCGCCGACTCGAGGCCTGA
- a CDS encoding MBL fold metallo-hydrolase encodes MVTTLTADRLAEAQDGGEEFVLVDTRPEESYEAWHVKDARHFPFGPEEELEEDGQLEELEELVDDTDRVITICGKGISSGNLATQLESATGEFEVQTVDGGMEAWSGVYDHVEIDVGEGVTVVQVQRRATGCLGYLVGCAETGEAVVVDTTADTDEFRIAAGEHGLSIVGVIDTHVHADHVSGGRELAADLDVPYYLGERAAERDLEYAFVPLERNEVLAIGDLDVKALFTPGHTSESISLLVNDRALLTADTLHADSTGRTELEFGEEEGEEGAKMLYESLHRTLLAEPEGIVVLPGHVTVSADGEFGVGAPGEPIATTVGEARTEIDVLDLEEEKFVDRLADAGEKPANYEEIIELNRGVREEPPEERAELEIGPNNCSA; translated from the coding sequence ATGGTCACCACACTCACCGCCGACCGACTCGCCGAGGCCCAGGACGGCGGCGAGGAGTTCGTCCTCGTCGACACCCGCCCCGAAGAGAGCTACGAGGCCTGGCACGTGAAGGACGCGCGGCACTTCCCGTTTGGGCCCGAGGAGGAGCTCGAGGAAGACGGCCAGCTCGAGGAACTCGAGGAGCTCGTCGACGACACCGATCGCGTGATCACGATCTGTGGGAAAGGAATCTCGTCTGGAAACCTCGCGACGCAACTCGAGTCGGCCACGGGCGAATTCGAGGTCCAGACGGTCGACGGCGGCATGGAAGCCTGGAGCGGCGTCTACGACCACGTGGAGATCGACGTCGGTGAGGGGGTGACCGTCGTCCAGGTCCAGCGCCGGGCGACGGGCTGTCTGGGTTACCTCGTCGGCTGCGCGGAGACGGGCGAGGCGGTCGTCGTCGACACGACGGCCGACACCGACGAGTTCCGGATCGCCGCCGGCGAGCACGGCCTGTCGATCGTCGGCGTGATCGACACGCACGTCCACGCCGACCACGTCTCCGGCGGGCGCGAGCTCGCAGCCGACCTCGACGTCCCCTACTACCTGGGCGAGCGGGCGGCCGAACGCGACCTCGAGTACGCGTTCGTTCCGCTCGAGCGCAACGAGGTGCTGGCGATCGGCGACCTGGACGTGAAGGCCCTCTTCACGCCGGGGCACACGAGCGAGTCGATCTCCCTGCTCGTGAACGATCGGGCGCTGCTGACCGCGGACACGTTACACGCCGACTCGACGGGACGGACGGAACTCGAGTTCGGGGAAGAGGAGGGAGAGGAGGGGGCGAAGATGCTCTACGAGTCGCTCCACCGCACGCTCCTCGCCGAACCCGAGGGAATCGTCGTCCTGCCGGGGCACGTCACCGTCTCGGCCGATGGTGAGTTCGGCGTCGGTGCGCCGGGCGAACCGATCGCGACGACGGTCGGCGAGGCGCGGACCGAGATCGACGTGCTCGACCTCGAGGAAGAGAAGTTCGTCGACCGACTGGCCGACGCCGGCGAGAAGCCGGCCAACTACGAGGAGATCATCGAGCTCAACCGCGGCGTCCGCGAGGAGCCACCGGAGGAGCGCGCCGAACTCGAGATAGGGCCGAACAACTGCTCGGCGTGA
- a CDS encoding carboxypeptidase M32, with amino-acid sequence MATDQASSAESDTYERFERRVERIRNVGNAAGVLRWDQEVVMPEEGTPARAKQLSTLSSLSHELLTAEETGELLAELESADLDEERAAVVREIRREYDRATSVPQELVEELSETTANAHPVWKQAREEDDFEAFAPTLEKLVELKREYAEHIDPDADPYAVLFADYEPYLDLETAEAVLEQLRDELVPLIDAIGDSDADLETDAFSGEFDADTQEEVCRDVLDALGYDWGRGRLDTAPHPFSTGTQFDARVTTRFDESDLLGSITSTIHEFGHANYTLGLPDEGYGTPLGEARDLTVHESQSRLWENHVGRSEPFWERFLPTVHERFPATEGVTPREAYESANQVYDDNLIRVEADELTYHLHIVIRFEVERDLIAGDLAVEDVPEVWNDKYEEYLGVRPETDAEGCLQDIHWSHGSFGYFPTYSLGSVLAAQLYAAAEDELGDLEERIRAGEFDDVNGWLREHVHAHGKRYTTPELVEAATGEGYTADYFLEYVTEKYGDLYEL; translated from the coding sequence ATGGCAACAGACCAGGCATCGTCGGCGGAGTCCGACACCTACGAACGATTCGAACGGCGCGTCGAACGGATCAGGAACGTCGGCAACGCCGCCGGCGTCCTCCGGTGGGATCAGGAGGTCGTGATGCCCGAGGAGGGGACGCCCGCCCGGGCGAAGCAGCTCTCGACGCTCTCGTCGCTCAGCCACGAACTGCTGACTGCCGAGGAAACGGGCGAGTTGCTCGCAGAACTCGAGTCGGCCGACCTCGACGAGGAACGGGCGGCGGTCGTCCGCGAGATCCGCCGGGAGTACGACCGGGCGACGAGCGTCCCCCAGGAACTCGTCGAGGAGCTCTCCGAAACGACCGCGAACGCCCACCCGGTGTGGAAGCAGGCCAGGGAGGAAGACGACTTCGAGGCGTTCGCGCCGACGCTCGAAAAGCTGGTCGAACTCAAACGCGAGTACGCCGAGCACATCGACCCCGACGCGGACCCCTACGCCGTGTTGTTCGCCGACTACGAGCCCTACCTCGACCTCGAGACGGCCGAGGCGGTACTCGAGCAACTACGCGACGAGCTCGTACCGCTGATCGACGCGATCGGAGACAGCGACGCCGACCTCGAGACCGACGCCTTCTCGGGGGAGTTCGATGCCGACACCCAAGAAGAAGTCTGTCGGGACGTCCTCGACGCACTCGGCTACGACTGGGGTCGTGGGCGGCTCGACACCGCCCCGCACCCGTTCTCCACGGGGACGCAGTTCGACGCCCGCGTCACCACCCGGTTCGACGAGTCTGACCTGCTCGGGTCGATCACGTCGACGATCCACGAGTTCGGCCACGCCAACTACACCCTCGGCCTGCCCGACGAGGGCTACGGCACGCCGCTGGGCGAGGCTCGCGACCTGACCGTCCACGAGTCCCAGTCTCGGCTCTGGGAGAACCACGTCGGCCGTTCGGAGCCGTTCTGGGAGCGGTTCCTCCCGACGGTTCACGAGCGGTTCCCCGCGACCGAGGGCGTCACGCCGCGAGAGGCCTACGAGTCGGCCAACCAGGTGTACGACGACAACCTCATCCGCGTCGAGGCAGACGAACTCACCTACCACCTCCACATCGTGATCCGCTTCGAGGTCGAGCGCGACCTGATCGCGGGCGACCTCGCGGTCGAGGACGTCCCCGAGGTCTGGAACGACAAGTACGAGGAGTACCTCGGGGTTCGGCCCGAGACCGACGCCGAGGGCTGCCTCCAGGACATCCACTGGTCTCACGGCTCCTTCGGTTACTTCCCGACGTACTCGCTTGGCTCCGTGCTGGCCGCCCAGCTGTACGCCGCCGCCGAGGACGAGCTTGGCGACCTCGAGGAACGCATCCGAGCCGGCGAGTTCGACGACGTAAACGGCTGGCTCCGCGAGCACGTCCACGCCCACGGCAAGCGCTACACGACGCCCGAGCTGGTCGAGGCGGCCACCGGCGAGGGCTACACCGCCGACTACTTCCTCGAGTACGTGACCGAGAAGTACGGCGACCTGTACGAGCTCTGA
- a CDS encoding CPBP family intramembrane glutamic endopeptidase: MSPRRNPVTNWIRAHELGAFLLLTFAISWSLNGLVILLEMEMSWTRWLLSGFLSTTGPAIAAVVVVSVSDRRLREWARGIVRWRVHPTWYAAAVGIPAVIALGSAGVASLVGAPIDFGAFSPELLVLVFGIVLGTFVGGGQEEIGWRGFAQPELQQHYSPVVAALVVGVIWGAWHLPLFVDPLALHSTWPLASQVAYFVGITAFSILLAWVYNGTGGSILLVMVMHGANNALGGALVPLDVDQVLVDDVTDFGALVPVYVSNAAITVVLALVVVAVVGRGLLASRLEASRPRT; this comes from the coding sequence ATGTCCCCACGTCGAAACCCGGTCACGAACTGGATCCGGGCCCACGAACTCGGCGCCTTCCTGCTGTTGACGTTCGCCATCTCCTGGAGTCTCAACGGACTGGTGATCCTGCTCGAGATGGAGATGTCCTGGACCCGGTGGCTCCTGAGTGGCTTCCTGAGCACGACCGGTCCGGCCATCGCGGCCGTCGTCGTCGTCTCCGTCAGCGACCGCAGGCTTCGGGAGTGGGCTCGAGGGATCGTCAGGTGGCGCGTCCACCCGACGTGGTACGCCGCGGCGGTCGGGATTCCCGCCGTCATCGCGCTCGGTTCCGCAGGCGTCGCCTCGCTCGTCGGTGCGCCGATCGACTTCGGCGCCTTCTCGCCGGAACTCCTGGTGCTCGTGTTCGGGATCGTTCTGGGAACGTTCGTCGGCGGCGGCCAGGAAGAAATTGGATGGCGAGGCTTCGCACAACCCGAACTCCAGCAGCACTACAGTCCGGTCGTCGCGGCGCTCGTCGTCGGCGTTATCTGGGGCGCCTGGCACCTCCCGCTGTTCGTCGACCCGCTCGCACTCCACTCCACCTGGCCGCTCGCCTCACAGGTGGCGTACTTTGTCGGCATCACCGCCTTCTCGATCCTCCTCGCGTGGGTCTACAACGGCACCGGCGGCAGCATCTTACTCGTGATGGTCATGCACGGGGCCAACAACGCCCTCGGCGGGGCGCTCGTCCCGCTCGACGTCGACCAGGTGCTCGTCGACGACGTGACCGACTTCGGGGCGCTCGTCCCGGTCTACGTTTCGAACGCCGCGATCACCGTGGTGCTCGCACTCGTCGTGGTCGCCGTCGTCGGCCGAGGGCTACTGGCCAGCCGCCTCGAGGCCTCGAGGCCCAGGACGTGA
- a CDS encoding Rieske (2Fe-2S) protein, which yields MSQVSDGLVEAVDLEELKAAGRTLITSNGTAIALFYHDGEVRAVDNRCPHMGFPLSEGSVDDGILTCHWHHARFELSCGDTFDPWADDVQTYPVEIRDGTVYVDPDPPLETSPAEHWAGRLETGLEENLRLVVAKSTIGLLDAGVGYEEPTATALEFGTRYRAPGWGSGLTILGCMANVMDDLESEDRKRALYTGVRHVASDCADEPPNFDQPSFATSEVEFERLKGWFRDCIEVRDADGAERCLRTAVAAGCTESQVAELVFAAATDHPYLSDGHVLDFANTAFETLEHVGWEFAGDSLASLVDPLVTAARSDERSAWRQPIDLVALLEDVYGGDVTETSGLERLASEGEGKSWTAPEDFRETLLGDDPEAIVGQLADAVQEGATTEELAAEVAGAAATRVAQFGTANEFGDWNTVHHTFTYANAVHVSSRRTDAVELYRGVFDAALSVYLDRFLNTPPAPIPEVGANDTGRESDAIREDLLETFDEEGSVNEAGRLVGEFFDCGGEPADLKRTLGRGLLREDAGFHTLQNLEAAFRQFDLATEADADEERRRVPLIATARYLAAHFPTRREAEQTFTIASRLNSGDAIHEG from the coding sequence ATGTCACAGGTGTCCGATGGATTGGTCGAAGCGGTCGACCTCGAGGAGTTGAAAGCCGCGGGTCGAACGCTGATTACGAGCAACGGGACGGCGATCGCGCTCTTCTACCACGACGGGGAGGTCCGGGCGGTGGACAACCGCTGTCCGCACATGGGGTTTCCGCTTTCGGAGGGCAGCGTCGACGACGGCATTCTCACCTGCCACTGGCACCACGCCCGGTTCGAACTCTCCTGTGGTGACACCTTCGACCCGTGGGCGGACGACGTGCAGACCTACCCCGTCGAGATCCGCGACGGGACGGTGTACGTAGACCCCGATCCGCCACTGGAGACGTCGCCGGCCGAACACTGGGCCGGCCGGCTCGAGACTGGCCTCGAGGAGAACCTCCGGCTCGTGGTCGCGAAGTCGACGATCGGGCTGCTCGACGCCGGCGTGGGGTACGAGGAGCCGACGGCGACGGCCCTCGAGTTCGGTACTCGATATCGAGCGCCTGGCTGGGGCTCCGGGCTGACGATCCTCGGCTGTATGGCGAACGTGATGGACGACCTCGAGTCGGAGGATCGAAAGCGAGCCCTCTACACGGGCGTCCGCCACGTCGCGAGCGACTGTGCCGACGAGCCGCCGAACTTCGACCAGCCGTCGTTCGCGACGAGCGAGGTCGAGTTCGAGCGGTTGAAAGGGTGGTTCCGCGATTGCATCGAGGTCCGGGACGCCGACGGGGCCGAGCGCTGTCTCCGGACGGCCGTCGCCGCAGGCTGTACGGAATCGCAGGTCGCCGAACTCGTCTTCGCCGCCGCGACCGACCACCCCTACCTGAGCGACGGTCACGTGCTCGACTTCGCGAACACGGCGTTCGAGACGCTCGAGCACGTCGGCTGGGAGTTCGCGGGAGATTCGCTGGCGAGCCTCGTCGACCCACTCGTGACTGCCGCCCGGAGTGACGAACGTTCCGCGTGGCGACAGCCGATCGACCTCGTCGCCCTGCTCGAGGACGTCTACGGCGGCGACGTGACCGAGACGAGCGGCCTCGAGCGGCTGGCGAGCGAGGGCGAGGGGAAATCCTGGACCGCCCCCGAGGACTTCCGGGAGACGCTGCTCGGGGACGATCCCGAAGCCATCGTCGGTCAGCTGGCCGACGCCGTCCAGGAGGGGGCGACGACCGAAGAGCTGGCCGCCGAGGTCGCGGGCGCCGCGGCCACCCGCGTCGCCCAGTTCGGGACGGCCAACGAGTTCGGCGACTGGAACACCGTCCACCACACGTTCACGTACGCGAACGCGGTCCACGTGTCGAGTCGACGGACGGACGCCGTCGAACTCTACCGCGGGGTCTTCGACGCCGCGCTGAGCGTCTACCTCGATCGCTTCCTCAACACGCCGCCGGCTCCGATTCCCGAGGTCGGCGCCAACGACACCGGCCGGGAGTCCGACGCGATTCGCGAGGACCTGCTCGAGACGTTCGACGAGGAGGGGTCGGTGAACGAGGCCGGCCGGCTCGTCGGCGAGTTCTTCGACTGCGGTGGCGAGCCCGCCGACCTGAAACGCACCCTCGGACGCGGCCTGCTGCGCGAGGACGCGGGCTTTCACACGCTCCAGAACCTCGAGGCCGCCTTCCGGCAGTTCGACCTCGCGACCGAGGCCGACGCCGACGAGGAACGCCGTCGGGTGCCCCTCATCGCGACGGCCCGCTACCTGGCCGCCCACTTCCCGACGCGACGGGAGGCTGAACAGACGTTCACCATCGCCTCGCGGCTCAACAGCGGCGACGCGATCCACGAAGGGTAA
- a CDS encoding desampylase: MAIELPAATCDAIVADAREGAPEEICGVFGGTFDDERSRVRSHYPTRNAAEHPLNRYRIDPEEQLAVFERLEGRGEEIVGFYHSHPRGPPEPSETDVEAAAWPDRSYVIVSLEPALEVRSWRWREGEGAFEREDVVLD, translated from the coding sequence ATGGCGATCGAACTCCCCGCCGCAACCTGCGACGCGATCGTCGCCGACGCCCGCGAGGGTGCCCCGGAAGAGATCTGTGGTGTCTTCGGCGGGACGTTCGACGACGAGCGCAGCCGCGTGCGGTCGCACTACCCAACGCGCAACGCCGCCGAACACCCGTTGAACCGGTACCGGATCGACCCCGAGGAGCAACTCGCGGTCTTCGAACGACTCGAGGGCCGCGGCGAGGAGATCGTCGGCTTCTACCACTCCCACCCGCGCGGCCCGCCCGAGCCGAGCGAGACGGACGTCGAGGCCGCCGCCTGGCCCGACCGCTCGTACGTCATCGTCTCGCTCGAGCCTGCCCTCGAGGTCCGGTCCTGGCGCTGGCGCGAGGGTGAAGGGGCGTTCGAGCGGGAGGACGTCGTCCTCGACTGA
- a CDS encoding nuclear transport factor 2 family protein, which yields MDPEAAVRTYYDALDAGAYDDLEAALAPEFVQYRPDRALVGREAFVRFMREDRPNRETKHDVRDVLVDGERAVARGVLLDSGGGELFAFADVFDLEDGRLARLETYTR from the coding sequence ATGGATCCCGAGGCGGCCGTGCGAACGTACTACGACGCACTCGACGCCGGCGCGTACGACGACCTCGAGGCGGCCCTCGCTCCCGAGTTCGTCCAGTATCGACCCGACCGGGCGCTCGTCGGCCGCGAGGCGTTCGTCCGGTTCATGCGTGAGGACCGGCCGAACCGGGAGACGAAACACGACGTTCGTGACGTCCTCGTCGACGGGGAGCGAGCCGTTGCCCGTGGTGTCTTACTCGACTCGGGCGGCGGCGAGCTGTTCGCGTTCGCCGACGTCTTCGACCTCGAGGATGGGCGGCTCGCCCGACTCGAGACGTACACCCGCTGA
- a CDS encoding M20 family metallopeptidase, which translates to MPVRELTRELVSIPSHEDETAAGDVLEGWLRRETDAEVWRDAVGNVFARKGRRTTDDGECETLALVGHHDVVAPDPVQLEGEAYVLEERDGRLYGRGAADMKGSLAAAAVAFRDAAPAGELVFASFVGEEVGGVGARHAIEEGFAPDYAIVGEGSTGYSSSGTTDVAVAHKGRRGSTITAHGTAAHASEPGAGENAIYRATAAVDLVRELERPAVEVAGELLEGSVVVTGIEGGSAMNVVPDRCTVTIDERTVPGERAPLERVADLEGVEWTVDQDLPPMRCEDETFAETVLEGADAAQTGTPELVTKPHATDAGWLARAGTECVICGAAEPGEAHTAAESVSLEVLERCEAIYREAAERWPR; encoded by the coding sequence ATGCCAGTACGCGAGCTGACGCGCGAGCTCGTCTCGATCCCGAGTCACGAGGACGAGACGGCGGCCGGAGACGTTCTCGAGGGGTGGCTTCGCCGCGAGACCGACGCCGAGGTGTGGCGGGACGCGGTGGGGAACGTGTTCGCCCGGAAGGGCAGGCGCACGACGGACGACGGCGAGTGCGAGACGCTGGCGCTCGTCGGCCACCACGACGTGGTCGCCCCCGATCCTGTCCAGCTCGAGGGCGAGGCGTACGTCCTCGAGGAGCGCGACGGTCGACTGTACGGCCGCGGGGCGGCGGACATGAAGGGGTCGCTGGCCGCAGCCGCCGTCGCCTTCCGCGATGCAGCGCCGGCGGGCGAGCTCGTCTTCGCGAGCTTCGTCGGCGAGGAGGTCGGCGGCGTCGGCGCTCGCCACGCCATCGAGGAGGGATTCGCCCCCGACTACGCGATCGTCGGCGAGGGCTCGACTGGGTACTCGAGTTCCGGAACCACGGACGTCGCCGTCGCTCACAAGGGTCGCCGAGGGAGTACGATCACCGCTCACGGCACGGCCGCCCACGCGAGCGAGCCCGGCGCGGGCGAGAACGCGATCTACCGCGCGACGGCGGCCGTCGACCTCGTCAGGGAACTCGAGCGCCCGGCCGTCGAGGTCGCCGGCGAGCTCCTCGAGGGCAGCGTCGTCGTCACCGGAATCGAAGGCGGCTCGGCGATGAACGTCGTCCCCGACCGCTGTACGGTGACGATCGACGAGCGGACCGTGCCGGGCGAACGCGCCCCCCTCGAGCGCGTCGCCGATCTCGAGGGCGTCGAGTGGACCGTCGACCAGGACCTGCCGCCGATGCGGTGTGAGGACGAGACGTTCGCCGAGACGGTCCTCGAGGGGGCCGACGCCGCCCAGACGGGGACGCCCGAGCTCGTAACGAAACCGCACGCGACCGACGCCGGCTGGCTCGCCCGGGCCGGAACGGAGTGCGTGATCTGCGGTGCGGCGGAGCCCGGTGAGGCCCACACGGCTGCGGAGAGCGTCTCGCTCGAGGTACTCGAGCGGTGTGAGGCGATCTACCGCGAGGCCGCCGAACGCTGGCCGCGGTAA
- a CDS encoding class I SAM-dependent methyltransferase: MGTTPFDGTDPADRRPMSVDEIRDSYADWADWADRFDWLDRTVTGRYRRELFGDARGRVLDVACGTGTNFPSLPPEVDLVGIDVSPAMLANARERLERLEVDGTLYEMDAQALAFDDDSFDTVVSSFSTCTFPDPVTALVRFRHGFSVRPEPAGRNRRLTGSNRSTGSSSSYSLTRIGVWKEVVVRSNDLRPDPNGVEVFLAQHPHRYEERETRAVGGRIGVAFPDTIDHLRSRGTRVQLSVHHRYRQLVLGGVPEPFFDDRFCRDGRMVRVIVGGVERERLSIPLFPVFGYRDANLHRFRAPILDFDSTECEFGSGSTGTSRENQWSRSDRREEFPAVHNWWPFIEHNLLV, from the coding sequence ATGGGAACCACTCCGTTCGACGGCACCGACCCGGCCGACCGCCGGCCGATGTCGGTCGACGAGATCCGCGACTCGTACGCCGACTGGGCCGACTGGGCCGACCGGTTCGATTGGCTCGACCGGACCGTCACTGGTCGCTATCGGCGGGAACTGTTCGGGGACGCGAGGGGACGCGTCCTCGACGTCGCCTGCGGGACGGGGACGAACTTTCCGTCCCTCCCCCCGGAAGTCGACCTCGTCGGGATCGACGTCAGCCCGGCGATGCTGGCGAACGCACGCGAGCGCCTCGAGCGCCTCGAGGTCGACGGCACGCTCTACGAGATGGACGCACAGGCGCTCGCGTTCGACGACGACAGCTTCGACACCGTCGTCTCGTCGTTCTCGACCTGTACGTTCCCCGACCCCGTGACGGCGCTCGTACGCTTCCGACACGGTTTTTCCGTGCGTCCTGAACCCGCGGGCAGGAATCGACGGCTGACGGGGTCGAACCGATCGACCGGGTCGTCGAGCAGCTACTCACTCACACGAATCGGCGTATGGAAGGAGGTCGTCGTCCGGTCGAATGATCTCCGGCCCGATCCGAATGGCGTCGAGGTCTTCCTCGCCCAACATCCCCATCGTTACGAAGAACGCGAAACACGTGCCGTCGGCGGGCGTATTGGCGTAGCGTTCCCTGACACGATCGATCACCTCAGAAGTCGAGGAACTCGCGTTCAACTCTCCGTCCACCATCGCTACCGTCAACTCGTACTCGGCGGGGTCCCCGAACCATTCTTCGACGATCGTTTCTGCAGAGACGGTCGGATGGTCCGCGTCATAGTCGGCGGCGTCGAACGAGAGCGTCTCTCGATACCGCTCTTCCCCGTCTTTGGTTATCGTGACGCGAATCTCCACCGGTTCCGTGCTCCGATTCTGGATTTCGATTCGACCGAGTGCGAGTTCGGGTCCGGCTCTACCGGTACATCCCGCGAGAACCAGTGGTCCCGTTCCGATCGTCGCGAGGAGTTCCCTGCGGTTCATAATTGGTGGCCGTTTATCGAACATAATTTACTGGTGTAA
- a CDS encoding FAD-binding oxidoreductase has protein sequence MTTDRNGGDTADETRDGVSERRRPDGGAVHAGESGERHPGEDGLEAVPDEALETFTDAFRGAVILPGDERYDDARAVWNGMIDRYPAMIARCTGVADVRTAVAFARERDLLVAVRGGGHNVAGHATCNGGIVVDLSELNWVDVDPEARIARVGGGATWGDVDHETQAFDLATPAGVVSTTGVAGLTLGGGYGYLRREHGLTCDNLRSVDVVTADGRYLTASETEHEELFWALRGGGGNFGIVTAFEYELHPVGPEVATVETWHSIDDAKAVARGWRDFVMTAPTEVSAELVFWSVPDVPDFPEELRKQPVAIVAAVHSGDVDAGERALEPLRELGTPIFDLSGPTRYVELQQDFDPFFPAGELRYYVTSIFLEGLTDEAIDAVVARAKSRPHYRVLVDVWHLGGAIADVSDEATAYSGREHPFLLAIDATWEEPADDDRVVEWSRSFREELRDFSPGGRYLNFPGFGEEAEDPLRTTHSAETYERLVDVKTEYDPENLFRLNQNVEPRE, from the coding sequence ATGACAACCGACCGAAACGGAGGCGACACCGCGGACGAGACTCGTGACGGCGTCTCGGAGCGACGGCGACCGGACGGCGGAGCGGTGCATGCGGGGGAGAGTGGAGAGAGACATCCAGGGGAAGACGGACTCGAGGCAGTCCCGGACGAGGCACTCGAGACGTTCACCGACGCGTTTCGTGGCGCGGTGATCCTCCCGGGTGACGAGCGCTACGACGATGCGCGAGCGGTCTGGAACGGGATGATCGATAGATATCCGGCGATGATCGCCCGGTGTACCGGCGTCGCCGACGTCCGAACGGCGGTGGCGTTCGCCCGCGAGCGGGACCTGCTGGTGGCGGTCCGCGGCGGCGGCCACAACGTCGCCGGACACGCGACGTGCAACGGCGGCATCGTCGTCGACCTGTCCGAGTTGAACTGGGTCGACGTCGATCCCGAGGCCCGCATCGCCCGCGTCGGTGGCGGCGCGACCTGGGGTGACGTCGACCACGAGACCCAGGCGTTCGACCTGGCGACGCCGGCCGGCGTGGTGTCCACGACCGGCGTGGCGGGCCTGACCCTCGGCGGTGGCTACGGCTACCTCCGGCGCGAACACGGCCTGACTTGCGATAACCTCCGCTCGGTCGACGTCGTCACGGCCGACGGACGATACCTGACCGCCAGCGAGACGGAACACGAGGAGCTGTTCTGGGCGCTTCGCGGCGGCGGCGGAAACTTCGGAATCGTGACGGCGTTCGAGTACGAGCTCCACCCGGTCGGGCCGGAGGTGGCGACGGTCGAGACGTGGCATTCGATCGACGACGCGAAAGCGGTCGCCCGGGGCTGGCGCGACTTCGTGATGACGGCGCCGACCGAGGTCAGCGCCGAACTGGTTTTCTGGAGCGTTCCCGACGTCCCGGACTTCCCGGAGGAGCTCCGGAAACAGCCGGTCGCCATCGTCGCCGCCGTCCACAGCGGCGACGTCGACGCGGGCGAGCGGGCACTCGAGCCCCTCCGGGAGCTCGGAACGCCGATTTTCGACCTGAGCGGGCCGACCCGGTACGTCGAGCTCCAGCAGGACTTCGACCCGTTCTTCCCGGCGGGGGAGCTTCGCTACTACGTGACGTCGATCTTCCTCGAGGGGCTCACCGACGAGGCGATCGACGCCGTCGTCGCCCGCGCGAAGTCTCGCCCGCACTACCGCGTCCTCGTCGACGTCTGGCACCTCGGCGGGGCGATCGCCGACGTCTCCGACGAGGCGACGGCGTACAGCGGCCGGGAGCACCCGTTCCTGCTGGCGATCGACGCCACGTGGGAGGAGCCGGCCGACGACGACCGCGTCGTCGAGTGGTCCCGGTCGTTCCGGGAGGAGCTGCGCGACTTCTCGCCCGGCGGTCGCTACCTGAACTTCCCGGGCTTCGGTGAGGAAGCCGAGGACCCGCTTCGAACGACCCATAGCGCGGAGACCTACGAGCGGCTGGTCGACGTCAAGACCGAGTACGACCCCGAGAACCTGTTTCGGCTCAACCAGAACGTCGAGCCGCGCGAGTGA